In Gammaproteobacteria bacterium, a single window of DNA contains:
- a CDS encoding carnitinyl-CoA dehydratase encodes MSDVITTRSEGGILEVTLDRPKANAIDLKTSRLMGETFREFRDNPELRVAIIQTAGDKFFCAGWDLKAAADGDAVDGDYGVGGFAGLQELRGLNKPVIAAVNGMAVGGGFELMLSADLIYASEHSSFALPEIKAGTLADAATIKLPRRIPYHVAMEMLYRGRWMDSAEALRWGLVNEVLPADDLMDRVWEIAFELAAGPPLVFASIKEVAREAEAMKFQEAMNWITKRQFETVDTLYGSEDNMEGFKAFAEKRDPVWKGK; translated from the coding sequence ATGTCTGATGTCATCACGACCCGCAGCGAAGGCGGGATTCTCGAAGTAACGCTGGATCGACCCAAGGCTAACGCCATCGATCTTAAGACCAGTCGCTTGATGGGTGAAACCTTCCGTGAGTTTCGTGACAATCCGGAACTGCGTGTCGCGATCATACAGACCGCAGGCGATAAATTCTTTTGTGCGGGCTGGGACCTGAAAGCGGCCGCCGACGGTGACGCGGTCGACGGTGATTACGGCGTTGGCGGTTTCGCCGGCCTGCAGGAATTGCGCGGACTCAACAAGCCCGTAATTGCCGCGGTCAACGGCATGGCGGTCGGCGGCGGTTTCGAGCTGATGCTGTCGGCAGACCTGATCTATGCCTCCGAGCATTCGAGCTTCGCACTGCCCGAGATCAAGGCCGGAACGCTGGCCGACGCCGCGACGATAAAACTGCCCAGGCGCATTCCCTACCACGTGGCGATGGAAATGCTGTACCGCGGTCGCTGGATGGATAGTGCCGAAGCACTGCGCTGGGGCCTGGTTAACGAGGTTCTGCCGGCGGATGACTTAATGGATAGAGTCTGGGAAATTGCGTTTGAACTCGCCGCGGGACCGCCGCTGGTATTTGCGTCGATCAAGGAGGTCGCGCGCGAAGCCGAGGCAATGAAGTTTCAGGAGGCAATGAACTGGATTACCAAGCGGCAGTTTGAAACGGTCGATACCCTTTACGGCAGCGAAGACAACATGGAGGGTTTCAAGGCGTTTGCCGAGAAGCGTGACCCGGTGTGGAAAGGTAAATAA
- a CDS encoding cytochrome c, translating into MRTASRLFFLLIGLTLAAPGYTANDPLKNAIKARQGEMQLRAFNVGPLFAMAKGKIDYDAAMANKLAGNLKLLLDLDASRHWPKGSDIDNYMGDTTALPKIWTTYPEIGKYGKKYATAVNELAAAAGNGIDALKTKIGPVGKSCKGCHDEFREMQ; encoded by the coding sequence ATGAGAACCGCTTCCAGACTCTTTTTTCTGCTCATTGGCTTAACGCTTGCCGCACCCGGCTACACTGCGAATGATCCACTTAAAAATGCAATCAAGGCACGCCAGGGTGAGATGCAGTTGCGCGCCTTTAATGTCGGGCCGCTGTTCGCGATGGCGAAGGGCAAGATAGATTATGACGCGGCCATGGCCAATAAACTGGCTGGAAATCTGAAACTCCTGCTTGACCTCGACGCCAGCCGCCATTGGCCAAAGGGCTCGGATATCGACAATTACATGGGTGATACCACCGCCCTGCCGAAAATTTGGACGACTTATCCGGAGATTGGTAAATATGGTAAAAAATACGCCACGGCGGTGAATGAGCTTGCCGCTGCAGCCGGTAACGGCATCGATGCGCTAAAGACCAAAATCGGCCCAGTTGGCAAATCCTGCAAGGGATGTCACGACGAATTTCGCGAGATGCAATAA
- a CDS encoding acetoacetate--CoA ligase — translation MNESDLLWKPSQASIDAANMTRFIEQINQNHGLAIDDYDALYQWSIENKEAFWSETWDFCGIIGDKGERILVDGENIEKAQWFPDATLNFAENLLRKRNSDVAIYFRAEDQVEYSLTYQELYDQVASVAAWLKSNGLEAGDRVAAYLPNMPETVVAMLAATSLGAVWTSTSPDFGEDSVVDRFGQTEPRFLFTVDGYFYNGKRHEISDKIRNICAQLPSVEQLIQVNLAGFGNQVGAVDWKNIIDNPVDQIEFVACNFNDPLYVLYSSGTTGKPKCITHKVGGTLIQHLKEQMLHCDIHPGDRVFYFTTLGWMMWNWLVSALASQATLVLYDGSPFYPDGEVLWRYAEEIDLNIFGTSAKYIDAMKNAKLRPMDKFDLSALRTIASTGSVLAPESFDYVYENIKQDVCLASVSGGTDIVSCFVISCPLLPVYRGEIQCRGLGLAVDVFDDDGNPVRNQKGELVCTQTFPSQPVYFWADESGEKYHNAYFARFDNVWHHGDYVMLTDHNGIIVFGRSDATLNPGGVRIGTAEIYRHVEQLDEVVESIVIGQQWQDDVRVVLFVVLQPGINLDAALEDRIRRLVRTKCTPRHVPAKIVQVAEIPRTKSGKIVELAVREVVHDRPVKNIHSLANPEALELYRSLPQLQD, via the coding sequence ATGAATGAATCCGATCTTCTGTGGAAACCCAGCCAGGCCAGCATCGACGCGGCCAACATGACGCGCTTTATCGAGCAGATTAATCAGAACCATGGCCTTGCGATTGACGACTACGATGCGCTCTACCAGTGGTCGATCGAAAACAAGGAAGCGTTCTGGTCGGAAACCTGGGATTTTTGTGGAATTATCGGCGACAAGGGCGAGCGCATCCTGGTCGACGGTGAAAACATCGAGAAAGCGCAATGGTTTCCCGATGCAACGCTCAACTTTGCCGAAAACCTGCTGCGCAAAAGGAATAGCGACGTCGCCATTTACTTTCGCGCCGAAGACCAGGTCGAGTACTCGCTGACCTACCAGGAACTCTACGACCAGGTTGCCAGCGTCGCTGCGTGGCTTAAGTCTAACGGGCTTGAAGCCGGCGATCGCGTCGCCGCGTATTTGCCCAATATGCCCGAAACCGTGGTCGCGATGCTTGCTGCAACCAGCCTCGGTGCCGTCTGGACGTCGACTTCGCCCGATTTTGGCGAAGACAGCGTGGTTGATCGTTTTGGCCAGACCGAGCCCCGCTTCCTGTTTACCGTCGACGGGTATTTTTATAACGGCAAACGGCATGAGATCAGCGACAAGATCAGGAATATCTGCGCCCAGTTACCGAGCGTAGAGCAGCTTATCCAGGTCAACCTTGCCGGGTTCGGCAACCAGGTGGGAGCCGTTGACTGGAAAAACATTATCGACAATCCGGTCGATCAGATCGAGTTCGTCGCGTGCAACTTCAACGATCCACTTTACGTACTCTATTCGTCGGGTACCACCGGCAAGCCCAAGTGCATCACGCACAAGGTGGGCGGCACGCTGATCCAGCATTTGAAAGAGCAGATGCTGCACTGTGATATTCACCCGGGGGATCGCGTGTTTTACTTCACCACGCTGGGCTGGATGATGTGGAACTGGCTGGTCAGCGCGCTGGCAAGTCAGGCCACGCTGGTACTCTACGATGGTTCGCCGTTCTACCCGGATGGTGAAGTGCTGTGGCGTTATGCCGAGGAAATCGACCTGAACATATTTGGTACTTCGGCCAAGTACATCGATGCGATGAAAAACGCGAAGCTGCGCCCAATGGATAAGTTCGACCTGTCGGCTCTGCGCACGATTGCCTCGACCGGTTCGGTGCTCGCGCCGGAAAGCTTCGATTATGTTTACGAAAACATCAAGCAGGACGTCTGCCTTGCCTCGGTATCCGGCGGCACCGATATCGTATCCTGTTTCGTGATCAGCTGCCCGCTGCTGCCGGTTTACCGCGGTGAAATCCAGTGTCGCGGTCTCGGTCTGGCAGTCGACGTTTTCGATGACGACGGCAACCCCGTGCGCAATCAGAAAGGTGAACTGGTCTGTACCCAGACCTTTCCCAGCCAGCCGGTTTACTTCTGGGCTGACGAAAGTGGCGAAAAGTACCACAACGCCTACTTCGCACGCTTCGACAATGTCTGGCATCACGGCGACTACGTCATGCTGACCGATCACAACGGCATTATCGTTTTTGGCAGATCCGATGCGACCCTGAATCCCGGCGGGGTGCGCATTGGCACCGCCGAAATTTACCGTCATGTCGAGCAACTCGATGAAGTTGTCGAGAGCATCGTCATCGGTCAACAATGGCAGGACGATGTGCGCGTGGTGCTGTTTGTCGTGTTACAGCCGGGGATTAACCTCGACGCGGCGCTAGAGGACCGTATCCGTCGCCTCGTGCGCACGAAATGCACACCGCGTCACGTGCCCGCCAAAATTGTCCAGGTGGCCGAGATCCCGCGCACCAAGTCGGGCAAGATCGTCGAGCTCGCAGTACGCGAAGTCGTGCATGACCGCCCGGTCAAGAATATCCATTCGCTTGCCAATCCGGAAGCACTCGAGCTGTATCGAAGCTTGCCTCAGCTGCAAGACTAG
- a CDS encoding DMT family transporter, with amino-acid sequence MNSRTILLNWALLMGLVALWGTSFLIIAISVRTIDPVSIVFYRLVLGAMVLALVVYARGQSIPKDLRIWGGFLLMAIAGNALPFFLISWGQQTVNSGIAGMIMAIMPLMTMIFAHYLVAGETLNRYKLIGFTLGITGIVVLLGPVFEGGGREFWSALAIFTAATCYAVNAILIKRLPRFSPMVGACGVLIMASLVILPFWLLLAPENNNISQDSMIAVIWLGIGPTGLATIILFAVIDRAGPTFLSTINYLVPVVAFFSGAWLLSEPVSWQHFVALGMILSGIAITRIRASQALR; translated from the coding sequence TTGAATTCAAGAACAATCCTGCTGAACTGGGCGCTGCTGATGGGCCTGGTCGCGTTATGGGGGACCTCGTTTTTAATCATCGCGATATCGGTCAGAACAATCGACCCGGTTTCTATCGTGTTCTATCGTCTTGTGCTTGGTGCGATGGTGCTGGCCCTGGTGGTGTATGCGCGTGGGCAGAGCATTCCGAAGGATCTGCGGATATGGGGGGGATTTCTACTGATGGCAATTGCCGGTAACGCCCTGCCGTTCTTTCTGATCTCGTGGGGTCAGCAAACGGTTAACTCGGGGATCGCCGGTATGATCATGGCGATCATGCCGCTGATGACAATGATTTTTGCGCACTACCTGGTCGCAGGTGAAACCCTCAATCGCTACAAGCTAATCGGCTTCACTCTGGGTATTACTGGGATCGTGGTATTGCTCGGGCCCGTGTTCGAAGGTGGGGGTCGCGAATTCTGGAGCGCGCTTGCTATCTTCACCGCGGCAACCTGCTACGCGGTCAATGCAATTCTGATCAAGCGTTTACCGCGCTTCAGTCCGATGGTGGGCGCCTGCGGTGTACTCATCATGGCAAGCCTCGTCATTCTGCCGTTCTGGCTGTTGCTGGCACCTGAAAACAATAACATCAGCCAGGATTCGATGATCGCCGTTATCTGGCTTGGCATCGGTCCGACCGGCCTTGCCACGATCATCTTGTTTGCAGTGATCGATCGCGCTGGCCCTACTTTCCTGTCAACGATTAACTACCTGGTTCCGGTAGTCGCATTTTTCAGCGGCGCATGGTTACTTTCCGAACCCGTGAGCTGGCAGCATTTTGTCGCACTGGGTATGATTCTGAGCGGGATCGCGATTACCCGGATCAGGGCGAGCCAAGCGCTTCGCTGA
- a CDS encoding PQQ-dependent sugar dehydrogenase, whose amino-acid sequence MRDRTSLASDQKPLMVAIVLLMALTISACSSSGGSDDESPDVELPSLSIANADATEGDTGTASMTFVVTLSKSSSETVTVEYSTSDGSATAGIDYQASIGSIQFAAGDTLQTISVTIQGDTDVEASETLTVTLSSPNEAQISQASAVGTITNDDFNGGLPGIDNRPDNQTCIAPARPTMDASVAVIDPFPNLPNIAQPTKMILEPVADPRWFVLRKSGQLVTFDPDTATAVSTYLDLSGVVRTQSEGGLLGMAFHPDYPTTPEIFLSYTIDHSGPAMRSVISRFILDNMVNPGAGTVEQVILRVDQDFDNHNGGDIAFGADGYLYIGLGDGGSGGDPNNRAQNTSHLLGSMLRIDVLGPGVSFPGNPYVIPADNPFAANPKCGPGLNASACPEIYAWGLRNPWRWSFDTDTNELWLADVGQGSYEEVDTIELGGNYGWRCREGAHNFNTSGCGSGLIDPVSEYSHSLGNSITGGQVYRGSVIPELVGRYIFADYGSGRIWALQSDGQGGYSNDQLIDTNFGPTSFGADQSGELYFTDINNSRLRKLVPAGPPTPDTIPDLLSNTGCTDPVDITQPYAGLLPYDINAPFWSDDAQKERYIGLPNGTTITRNAEDDWEFPNGTVIVKNFRLNGNLVETRHLMRHPDGVWAGYTYEWNPQQTEATRVKGGKTVLSNGQDWIFPSESQCLECHTSSAGFALGPETAQLNRVFTYPSSGRTANQLETIDHVLMFTTPLPAPVQNLPALTSPTDSAANIADRARAYLHTNCAQCHRPGGPTPSTMDLRYTTLFSNTNTCDAIPLEGDLGISNARLIAPGDAARSLVISRASRRDSHGMPPLGSNLIDNLGVSLLASWINGLANCSL is encoded by the coding sequence ATGCGCGATCGAACGTCCCTGGCTTCGGATCAAAAACCGTTAATGGTTGCCATTGTTCTGTTAATGGCTTTGACGATCAGCGCCTGTAGTTCTAGTGGCGGCTCTGACGATGAATCACCGGATGTTGAATTGCCGTCGCTATCCATTGCTAACGCTGATGCCACCGAAGGCGACACAGGCACAGCAAGCATGACGTTTGTGGTAACGCTGTCAAAAAGCTCATCTGAAACCGTTACGGTTGAATACAGTACATCGGATGGTTCCGCAACTGCCGGAATTGATTACCAGGCGTCGATCGGAAGTATTCAATTTGCAGCGGGCGATACCCTGCAAACCATAAGCGTTACGATCCAGGGTGATACCGACGTCGAAGCGAGTGAAACCTTGACGGTGACATTATCGTCGCCGAACGAAGCCCAAATTTCACAGGCGAGCGCCGTCGGCACGATTACTAATGATGATTTCAACGGCGGATTACCCGGGATCGATAATCGACCCGACAACCAGACTTGTATCGCGCCTGCCCGACCCACCATGGATGCCAGCGTTGCAGTTATCGATCCGTTTCCAAACCTGCCCAATATTGCTCAACCCACCAAGATGATACTGGAACCCGTGGCTGATCCCCGTTGGTTCGTACTGCGTAAATCGGGGCAACTAGTTACCTTCGATCCTGACACGGCCACGGCCGTTTCAACCTATCTCGATTTATCGGGGGTGGTGCGAACCCAGTCCGAGGGCGGATTGCTTGGCATGGCGTTTCATCCCGATTACCCGACGACACCGGAAATTTTTCTATCCTATACCATCGATCATAGCGGCCCGGCGATGCGCTCGGTGATCTCGCGATTTATCCTGGATAACATGGTGAACCCGGGCGCGGGTACGGTAGAACAGGTCATTCTCCGGGTCGACCAGGATTTCGATAATCACAATGGCGGCGACATTGCATTTGGTGCCGACGGTTACCTGTACATCGGGCTTGGCGACGGGGGCAGCGGCGGTGACCCGAACAATCGCGCGCAGAACACCTCGCACTTGCTCGGCTCAATGCTACGTATCGATGTCCTTGGACCCGGGGTTTCTTTTCCCGGCAATCCCTACGTTATTCCAGCCGATAATCCCTTCGCGGCGAATCCTAAATGTGGGCCCGGTTTAAATGCGAGCGCCTGCCCCGAAATTTACGCCTGGGGTTTACGCAACCCTTGGCGTTGGAGTTTCGACACCGATACCAATGAACTCTGGCTTGCCGATGTCGGACAAGGTTCCTACGAAGAAGTCGATACCATCGAACTGGGCGGTAACTACGGATGGCGTTGTCGCGAGGGCGCACACAACTTTAATACCTCAGGTTGCGGCAGCGGCCTGATAGATCCCGTATCGGAGTATTCACACAGCCTGGGTAACTCGATTACGGGTGGGCAGGTGTATCGCGGTTCGGTAATCCCTGAACTGGTCGGGCGCTATATATTTGCCGACTATGGATCGGGTCGAATCTGGGCCCTGCAATCTGATGGACAGGGGGGTTACAGTAACGATCAACTGATAGACACGAATTTTGGCCCGACCTCTTTCGGCGCCGACCAAAGCGGCGAGCTTTATTTTACCGACATCAACAATAGCCGTTTGCGCAAGCTGGTGCCGGCCGGGCCGCCGACACCCGACACGATACCTGACCTGCTTTCAAATACCGGTTGCACCGATCCCGTCGATATAACCCAGCCTTATGCCGGCTTGTTACCTTACGATATTAACGCGCCATTTTGGTCCGATGACGCGCAGAAGGAGCGCTACATTGGCCTGCCCAATGGCACCACGATAACGCGCAATGCGGAGGACGACTGGGAATTTCCGAACGGTACCGTGATAGTCAAAAACTTCCGCCTCAATGGCAACCTGGTCGAGACACGTCATTTGATGCGGCACCCCGACGGAGTATGGGCCGGTTACACCTATGAGTGGAATCCACAGCAAACTGAGGCCACGCGCGTTAAGGGGGGTAAGACAGTCCTCAGTAACGGCCAGGACTGGATTTTTCCGTCGGAAAGTCAGTGTCTCGAGTGCCATACCAGCAGCGCAGGCTTCGCGCTGGGTCCCGAGACCGCGCAGCTTAACCGCGTATTCACCTATCCCTCGAGTGGTCGTACCGCAAACCAGCTGGAAACGATCGATCATGTTTTGATGTTTACGACGCCGTTACCGGCCCCGGTGCAAAATTTACCCGCGCTAACTTCGCCAACCGATTCCGCGGCCAATATCGCTGATCGGGCTCGCGCTTACCTGCATACCAATTGTGCGCAATGTCATCGCCCCGGTGGACCAACTCCATCCACCATGGACTTACGCTATACCACGCTGTTTTCCAATACCAATACCTGCGATGCCATACCGCTTGAAGGCGATCTCGGCATTAGCAACGCACGCCTGATCGCACCCGGTGACGCTGCACGCTCGTTAGTCATTTCCAGGGCCAGTCGGCGCGACAGCCACGGCATGCCACCACTGGGGTCAAATCTGATCGATAACTTAGGGGTTAGCCTGTTAGCCAGCTGGATCAACGGCCTCGCAAACTGCTCGCTCTGA
- a CDS encoding 1-acyl-sn-glycerol-3-phosphate acyltransferase translates to MESTVNLPVWLFILLLVTALLLVLDRILLPGFRWYLRRRVNRVIEEVNARLDIEIRPFQLTRKQALVDQLVFDDKVVAAMKEYAAEHSMPKEVVQAKVFRYANEIAPSFNAYIYFRFGYWLAKTLGRMLYRVRVGFYDDRKLSQVDPNASVVFVMNHRSNMDYVLVSFLVAEKTALSYAVGEWARIWPLQSLLKSMGAFFVRRNSRNVLYRRVLERYVNLATRAGVCQAVFLEGGLTRDGLLRQPKQGFLDYMLRDYRPGSDRDVVLVPVGINYDRVLEDMSLVRKLDPEAETRSPWFVIKTSLKFGLKTLLMSRKKRWLRFGYAGVNFGKPVSVFEYCQQHNINLSEIDQARRYQYIEALSHQLMDEIANVVPVLPVALMSEVVLANQSDSLSELGAKTLAVTRIEELHAQGAPIRISTNTCEDVLTAALLMLEGRGFIERRDGLIRPRAEALDLLNYYANSIDQWQTGTSSRVES, encoded by the coding sequence ATGGAGAGCACGGTAAACCTTCCGGTATGGCTGTTTATCCTGTTGCTGGTAACAGCCCTGCTGCTGGTGCTGGACCGAATCCTGCTGCCGGGGTTTCGCTGGTATTTACGGCGCCGCGTTAACCGGGTTATCGAAGAAGTTAACGCCCGGCTTGATATCGAGATCAGGCCTTTCCAGCTCACCCGCAAACAGGCGCTGGTCGATCAACTGGTGTTTGACGACAAGGTCGTCGCGGCGATGAAGGAATACGCGGCCGAGCACAGCATGCCGAAAGAAGTCGTGCAGGCCAAGGTTTTCCGGTATGCCAACGAGATTGCGCCGTCGTTTAACGCCTACATTTACTTTCGTTTTGGCTACTGGCTTGCCAAGACCCTGGGACGAATGCTTTACCGGGTGCGGGTCGGGTTTTACGACGACCGCAAACTTTCACAGGTCGATCCCAACGCAAGCGTCGTTTTCGTCATGAACCATCGCAGCAACATGGATTACGTGTTGGTGTCATTTCTCGTTGCCGAAAAAACTGCGCTCTCCTACGCAGTCGGGGAGTGGGCCAGGATCTGGCCGTTGCAATCCCTGCTTAAATCGATGGGTGCGTTTTTTGTGCGTCGTAACTCTCGCAATGTGCTGTATCGACGGGTGCTGGAACGCTACGTCAATCTCGCGACACGTGCCGGCGTTTGCCAGGCAGTGTTCCTCGAGGGCGGATTGACGCGAGACGGATTGCTGCGCCAGCCGAAGCAGGGATTTCTCGATTACATGCTGCGCGACTATCGTCCCGGCAGTGATCGCGATGTTGTTTTGGTGCCCGTGGGCATTAACTACGATCGTGTGCTGGAAGACATGAGCCTGGTACGAAAACTCGATCCGGAGGCTGAAACCAGGAGCCCCTGGTTTGTCATTAAAACGAGTTTAAAATTTGGATTGAAAACACTTTTGATGAGCCGCAAAAAACGCTGGCTAAGGTTCGGCTATGCCGGTGTCAATTTCGGTAAGCCGGTATCGGTTTTTGAGTATTGCCAACAGCACAACATCAATCTGTCTGAAATCGACCAGGCCAGGCGTTATCAATACATCGAAGCGCTCAGTCATCAGTTGATGGATGAAATTGCCAATGTGGTGCCGGTGTTACCGGTAGCGCTAATGAGTGAAGTTGTACTTGCCAACCAGTCTGACTCGCTCAGCGAACTGGGGGCAAAGACACTAGCCGTTACGCGCATCGAGGAACTGCATGCCCAGGGAGCCCCGATAAGAATTTCGACTAACACTTGCGAGGACGTATTGACGGCGGCGCTTTTGATGCTGGAGGGACGCGGATTTATCGAGCGTAGGGATGGTCTTATTCGACCGAGAGCGGAAGCGCTGGACCTATTGAATTACTATGCAAATTCAATCGACCAGTGGCAAACCGGGACATCGTCTCGAGTTGAATCTTGA
- a CDS encoding cytochrome c: MTIRLPAAYDAFMILKPRLLATLSMLIVALPCGAGAQTPADDPLLARGEYVLQISGCRHCHTAENGEPLAGGRALETPFGTFYSPNITAHKTAGIGDWNADDFQRALHHGVSPEGYDYYPAFPYTSYTRMTVEDVRALYAYILSLPASVQPNRAHELAWFLRWRFAAKAWKWLFFNPGKFQQHAERSAQWNRGAYLAEALGHCSECHTPRNLFGALQQNLAYAGNAHGPEDELVPNITPHKGTGIGDWDRAAIQEFLKFGELPDGEYTAGSMDKVIEEIRNLTAEDREALIDFLLALPPIENRVGR; this comes from the coding sequence TTGACGATTCGATTGCCTGCTGCCTATGATGCATTCATGATCCTGAAACCGCGTTTACTCGCCACGTTGAGTATGCTCATCGTGGCATTGCCATGCGGTGCTGGCGCGCAAACCCCGGCCGATGACCCATTGCTTGCGCGCGGGGAATACGTGCTACAGATCAGTGGCTGCCGTCATTGCCATACGGCGGAAAACGGCGAGCCTTTAGCCGGTGGGCGGGCGTTAGAGACGCCTTTTGGCACCTTCTATTCCCCCAACATAACCGCACACAAGACTGCGGGTATCGGCGACTGGAACGCCGACGATTTCCAGCGCGCACTACATCACGGCGTATCACCAGAGGGCTATGACTACTACCCAGCATTCCCCTACACGTCATATACGCGCATGACGGTCGAGGACGTACGTGCCCTGTACGCCTACATCCTGTCGCTGCCGGCATCGGTGCAGCCTAATCGCGCCCACGAATTGGCCTGGTTTCTGCGTTGGCGGTTTGCTGCAAAGGCCTGGAAATGGCTGTTCTTCAATCCCGGTAAATTCCAGCAACATGCCGAACGAAGCGCGCAATGGAATCGAGGCGCATACCTTGCCGAAGCCCTGGGTCATTGCAGCGAATGTCATACACCCCGTAACCTGTTTGGTGCGTTACAACAGAACCTCGCATATGCAGGTAACGCACACGGTCCAGAAGACGAACTGGTACCCAACATAACACCCCACAAGGGCACCGGCATCGGAGATTGGGATCGGGCCGCGATACAGGAGTTTTTGAAATTCGGTGAGCTTCCAGACGGCGAGTATACCGCCGGCTCGATGGATAAAGTGATCGAAGAAATCCGAAATTTAACAGCGGAAGACCGCGAAGCACTGATCGACTTTCTTCTTGCGCTACCGCCGATTGAGAACCGCGTTGGTCGCTAA
- a CDS encoding LysR family transcriptional regulator, with amino-acid sequence MQHINWDNLRYVLMVANKGSIAAAARELEVNRTTVLRRINLFQENLNCRIFERGESGYVLTPEAEKMINAAREVEDTLFTMQRQIAGHELKLEGELRVTTTDSFMVSVLGPHLATFNQEYPHIVVDLLVTNSILDLNRRDADVAIRPTRYPDSRLVSRRLCDVEFAVYASADYLESAAPGAIADGRWIGLVDSLGVTPIGNWFETTIDAANICMRCDSFVALRIAAEAGIGLALLPSFLGDASQTLTRLEFPTAELTTGLWILTHPDLVRSARVHAFIDHFSEALGSP; translated from the coding sequence ATGCAGCACATCAACTGGGACAATCTGCGCTATGTGCTGATGGTTGCCAACAAGGGATCGATCGCCGCGGCCGCGCGTGAGCTCGAAGTTAACCGCACTACGGTACTGCGGCGCATCAACCTGTTCCAGGAAAATCTCAATTGCCGTATTTTTGAACGTGGTGAATCGGGTTATGTTTTGACCCCGGAAGCGGAGAAAATGATCAATGCCGCGCGCGAAGTCGAGGACACGCTATTTACCATGCAACGCCAGATTGCCGGGCACGAGCTTAAACTCGAGGGCGAACTGCGGGTCACGACGACCGACTCGTTCATGGTATCAGTGCTGGGCCCCCACCTCGCGACATTCAACCAAGAATACCCACACATCGTCGTCGATTTACTGGTGACCAATAGTATTCTTGATCTCAATCGGCGCGATGCCGACGTCGCGATCAGGCCAACCCGGTACCCGGATTCGAGGCTGGTCTCACGGCGACTCTGCGATGTCGAGTTCGCAGTCTATGCATCTGCCGATTATCTAGAGTCGGCTGCGCCAGGTGCTATTGCCGATGGCCGTTGGATCGGCCTTGTCGACAGCCTGGGGGTAACGCCGATTGGCAACTGGTTCGAAACGACCATTGATGCCGCCAATATATGCATGCGCTGCGACTCGTTTGTTGCCCTCCGAATTGCCGCGGAAGCAGGTATCGGACTCGCGCTATTGCCGAGCTTTCTGGGCGATGCATCTCAAACCCTGACCCGGCTGGAATTTCCAACTGCCGAACTGACCACGGGGTTGTGGATATTGACCCATCCCGACCTGGTGCGTTCGGCCCGCGTGCATGCATTTATCGATCACTTCAGCGAAGCGCTTGGCTCGCCCTGA